The following coding sequences lie in one Bacteroides helcogenes P 36-108 genomic window:
- the mdh gene encoding malate dehydrogenase, whose protein sequence is MSKVTVVGAGNVGATCANVLAFNEVADEVVMLDVKEGVSEGKAMDMMQTAQLLGFDTTIVGCTNDYEKTANSDVVVITSGIPRKPGMTREELIGVNAGIVKSVAQNILKYSPNAILVVISNPMDTMTYLSLKSLGLPKNRIIGMGGALDSSRFKYFLSQALGCNANEVEGMVIGGHGDTTMIPLARLATYKGQPVSTLLSEEKLNEVVASTMVGGATLTKLLGTSAWYAPGAAGAYVVESIIHNQKKMIPCSVYLEGEYGESDICIGVPVILGKNGIEKIVELELTADEKAKFAASAVAVHKTNAALKEVGAL, encoded by the coding sequence ATGTCAAAAGTAACCGTAGTAGGTGCAGGTAACGTAGGTGCTACATGCGCTAATGTGTTGGCCTTTAATGAAGTGGCTGATGAAGTGGTAATGCTGGACGTGAAAGAAGGCGTTTCAGAAGGTAAAGCAATGGATATGATGCAGACTGCTCAGTTGCTGGGCTTCGACACCACAATTGTTGGTTGTACTAACGATTATGAAAAGACTGCTAATTCAGACGTTGTAGTTATCACATCGGGCATCCCCCGTAAACCGGGCATGACTCGTGAGGAGCTGATCGGTGTGAACGCAGGTATCGTAAAGTCGGTTGCGCAGAACATCCTGAAATATTCTCCCAACGCTATCCTTGTTGTTATCTCCAATCCGATGGATACCATGACCTATTTGTCATTGAAGTCTTTGGGCTTGCCGAAGAACCGTATCATCGGTATGGGTGGTGCTTTGGACAGCTCCCGTTTCAAATATTTCCTGTCTCAGGCTTTGGGCTGCAATGCCAACGAAGTAGAAGGCATGGTTATCGGTGGTCACGGTGACACTACCATGATTCCGTTGGCTCGTCTGGCTACTTACAAAGGACAGCCGGTAAGCACGCTGCTGAGCGAAGAAAAACTGAACGAAGTGGTAGCTTCTACTATGGTAGGTGGTGCTACATTGACTAAGTTGTTAGGTACTTCTGCATGGTATGCTCCGGGTGCGGCAGGTGCTTATGTAGTTGAGTCTATCATCCACAACCAGAAGAAGATGATTCCTTGTTCAGTATATCTGGAAGGAGAATACGGTGAATCAGACATCTGTATCGGTGTTCCCGTAATCCTTGGCAAGAACGGTATCGAGAAAATCGTTGAACTGGAACTGACTGCTGACGAAAAAGCTAAATTTGCTGCCAGCGCTGTTGCCGTTCACAAGACGAACGCTGCTCTGAAAGAGGTAGGTGCTCTTTGA